A genomic segment from Paraburkholderia hayleyella encodes:
- the xth gene encoding exodeoxyribonuclease III — MKIATWNVNSLKVRQQHVADWLALSQTDVLCLQELKLTDDKFPRAEFAAQGYRSWFAGQKTYNGVGILVRDGLIVDEASVTRNIPGFEDPQQRVIAATIEGVRVISAYFPNGQAPGTDKFTYKLAWLNALHDWISAELKQYAALALLGDYNIAPEDRDVHDPSQWQGQNLVSPEERAEFLRLTELGLSDAFRQFEHPDKTFTWWDYRMLAFRRNAGLRIDHILLSPALAARCSACDVDRTPRKWEQPSDHAPVFAVLD, encoded by the coding sequence GTGAAAATCGCCACCTGGAACGTCAACTCGCTGAAAGTACGCCAGCAACATGTCGCTGACTGGCTCGCACTCAGCCAGACCGACGTGCTGTGCCTGCAAGAACTCAAGCTGACCGACGATAAATTTCCGCGCGCCGAATTCGCAGCGCAAGGCTATCGCAGCTGGTTTGCCGGGCAAAAAACCTATAACGGCGTCGGCATTCTGGTGCGCGATGGGCTCATCGTCGATGAAGCGAGCGTGACGCGCAATATTCCTGGTTTTGAAGATCCGCAACAACGCGTGATTGCGGCGACCATCGAAGGCGTACGCGTGATTTCAGCTTATTTTCCGAACGGCCAGGCGCCTGGCACGGACAAGTTCACCTACAAGCTGGCCTGGCTCAATGCGCTGCATGACTGGATTAGCGCCGAGCTCAAGCAATATGCCGCGCTCGCGCTGCTGGGCGATTACAACATCGCGCCCGAAGACCGGGACGTGCATGATCCCAGCCAATGGCAAGGGCAAAACCTGGTGTCGCCGGAAGAGCGCGCGGAGTTTCTCCGGCTCACGGAGCTGGGGCTAAGCGATGCCTTCCGCCAGTTCGAACACCCGGATAAAACCTTCACGTGGTGGGATTACCGGATGCTGGCGTTTCGCCGCAATGCCGGCTTGCGCATCGACCATATTTTGTTGTCGCCCGCGCTCGCCGCGCGCTGCAGTGCGTGCGATGTGGACCGCACGCCGCGCAAATGGGAACAACCGTCGGATCACGCGCCAGTCTTCGCCGTGCTGGATTGA
- the dinB gene encoding DNA polymerase IV, with the protein MVPVSSIFPFSPGSTASPLRKIIHCDCDCFYASVEMRDDPALRGRPLAVGGQPGQRGVVAACNYEARRFGVHSAMPSALALRKCPALLIVPPAMDKYRAVSRQIMAIYHDYTAEVEPLSLDEAYLDVTQTERCRGSATLMAAEIRERVRMSVGVTVSAGVAPNKFVAKIASDWNKPDGLYVVRPHEVDAFVAALPVRKLFGVGKVTAARLEKLGVTTCAELREWPLVALHGEFGVFGTRLYELSRGIDMRPVQADRERKSVSVETTYVTDLRTYDECAAELVHLTQLLDARIARVGAASAVCKLFVKLRFADFQRTTVECVGTATHVPTLLGLLEKGFARRSQPVVRLLGVGVRLEEGLAPNGQYGLFDEGA; encoded by the coding sequence ATTGTGCCTGTTTCCTCTATTTTTCCCTTTTCGCCGGGTTCCACGGCATCGCCGCTGCGCAAGATCATTCATTGCGATTGCGACTGTTTTTATGCATCGGTCGAAATGCGTGATGACCCTGCGTTACGTGGCCGCCCGCTTGCCGTAGGCGGCCAGCCTGGGCAGCGCGGGGTCGTGGCGGCTTGCAATTACGAGGCGCGCCGCTTTGGCGTGCATTCGGCCATGCCGTCGGCGCTCGCGTTGCGCAAATGCCCGGCGCTGCTGATCGTGCCGCCCGCGATGGATAAGTACCGCGCGGTGTCACGCCAGATCATGGCGATCTATCACGATTACACCGCGGAGGTCGAACCCTTGTCGCTCGATGAGGCTTACCTCGATGTCACGCAGACAGAGCGTTGCCGTGGCAGCGCGACGCTGATGGCGGCCGAGATCCGCGAGCGTGTGCGGATGAGTGTCGGCGTGACGGTCTCGGCAGGAGTTGCGCCGAACAAGTTCGTAGCCAAGATCGCATCGGACTGGAACAAGCCCGATGGCCTGTACGTCGTGCGTCCGCACGAGGTCGACGCCTTCGTGGCGGCGCTGCCGGTGCGCAAGCTGTTTGGTGTGGGCAAGGTGACGGCGGCCCGGCTCGAAAAGCTGGGCGTGACCACCTGCGCCGAATTACGCGAGTGGCCGCTAGTGGCCCTGCATGGGGAGTTTGGCGTTTTTGGCACGCGTCTCTATGAGCTTTCGCGGGGTATCGACATGCGTCCGGTGCAAGCAGACCGGGAACGTAAATCCGTCAGCGTCGAGACCACTTATGTAACCGATTTGCGCACCTATGACGAATGCGCTGCCGAGCTGGTGCATTTGACGCAATTGCTGGATGCGCGCATTGCGCGTGTCGGGGCCGCGTCCGCGGTGTGCAAGTTATTCGTCAAGCTGCGCTTCGCTGATTTTCAGCGCACCACGGTTGAGTGCGTCGGTACGGCCACGCATGTGCCCACGCTGCTGGGCTTGCTTGAAAAAGGCTTCGCGCGGCGCAGCCAGCCCGTGGTGCGGCTGCTGGGTGTGGGCGTGCGGCTGGAAGAGGGCCTGGCGCCAAACGGGCAATACGGGCTGTTTGATGAGGGTGCTTGA
- the ntrC gene encoding nitrogen regulation protein NR(I) produces the protein MKPIWIVDDDESIRWVLEKALARGNLPSRSFANIREALAALEHDRPQVLVSDIRMPGGSGLELLQAVREQVPGLPVIIMTAFSDLDSAVSAFQGGAFEYLAKPFDVDRAVELIRRAVDESLRGAPVAAERMADTPEMLGQASAMQDMFRAIGRLSHSVATVLVTGESGTGKELVARALHRHSPRASGPFIALNTAAIPKDLLESELFGHERGAFTGAQAQRLGRFEQAENGTLFLDEIGDMPFDLQTRLLRVLSDGQFYRVGGHQPVRANVRVIAATHQNLDARVRQGLFREDLFHRLNVIRLRLPALRERSEDIPLLMRHFLQKSARDLGVEPKRVSAAALAHLASLPFPGNVRQLENLANWLTVMAPAQTIEVKDLPPDLLPGQLGVFEMNAGPMLDAGQGFPAAEQGTGGAAQPASAIVAAQARGMADNGWESGLRSEVARLLRENGEGVMDALSRRFEAAIIREALDFTRGRKVEAAERLGIGRNTITRKIQELDLEP, from the coding sequence ATGAAGCCGATCTGGATAGTCGATGACGATGAATCAATTCGCTGGGTGCTGGAGAAGGCACTGGCGCGTGGCAACCTGCCGAGCCGCAGTTTTGCCAATATCCGCGAGGCGTTAGCCGCGCTGGAGCATGACCGTCCCCAGGTGCTGGTTTCCGATATCCGCATGCCAGGCGGCTCGGGGCTGGAACTGCTGCAAGCCGTGCGCGAGCAGGTGCCGGGGCTGCCCGTCATCATCATGACGGCGTTTTCGGATCTGGATAGCGCGGTGTCGGCATTTCAGGGCGGCGCGTTCGAATATCTGGCGAAGCCCTTCGACGTCGATCGCGCCGTGGAGCTGATCCGCCGTGCTGTCGATGAAAGCCTGCGCGGCGCGCCGGTTGCCGCCGAGCGCATGGCCGATACCCCCGAAATGCTAGGGCAGGCGAGCGCGATGCAGGATATGTTCCGCGCGATTGGGCGGCTCTCGCATTCGGTGGCGACCGTGCTGGTGACGGGCGAATCGGGCACCGGCAAGGAGCTGGTGGCGCGGGCGCTGCACCGTCATAGCCCACGCGCGAGCGGCCCCTTCATCGCGCTCAATACGGCGGCCATTCCTAAGGATCTTCTCGAATCCGAGCTGTTCGGCCATGAACGCGGGGCGTTCACGGGCGCCCAGGCACAACGTCTGGGACGGTTCGAGCAGGCCGAGAACGGCACGCTCTTTCTCGATGAAATCGGCGACATGCCCTTCGATTTGCAAACGCGCTTGTTGCGGGTGCTATCGGACGGGCAGTTTTATCGTGTCGGCGGACATCAGCCGGTGCGTGCCAACGTCCGGGTGATTGCCGCGACGCATCAGAATCTCGATGCGCGTGTGCGCCAGGGGCTATTCCGCGAAGACCTGTTTCACCGTTTGAATGTGATCCGGCTGCGCTTGCCCGCCTTGCGTGAGCGCAGCGAGGATATCCCTTTGCTGATGCGCCATTTTCTGCAAAAAAGCGCGCGCGATCTGGGCGTCGAGCCCAAGCGCGTCTCCGCAGCAGCGCTGGCGCATCTCGCTTCGCTGCCGTTTCCGGGCAATGTGCGTCAACTGGAGAATCTGGCGAACTGGCTGACCGTGATGGCGCCCGCGCAAACCATCGAAGTCAAGGATTTGCCGCCGGACCTGCTACCCGGGCAACTGGGTGTGTTCGAGATGAATGCGGGCCCAATGCTGGATGCGGGTCAGGGGTTTCCTGCCGCTGAGCAGGGCACCGGGGGCGCAGCGCAGCCCGCGTCCGCGATCGTTGCCGCGCAGGCCAGGGGCATGGCCGACAACGGCTGGGAGAGCGGCTTGCGCAGCGAAGTCGCGCGGCTTTTGCGGGAAAACGGCGAGGGCGTGATGGATGCGCTCTCGCGGCGCTTCGAGGCGGCGATCATCCGCGAGGCGCTCGATTTCACCCGTGGGCGCAAGGTCGAAGCGGCGGAGCGGCTCGGCATCGGCCGCAATACGATCACGCGCAAGATTCAGGAGCTGGATCTCGAGCCCTGA
- a CDS encoding rhodanese-like domain-containing protein, with the protein MSTLEQLYAEAGKRRASNQLPYAGALSPAEAFELLQLDPEARLVDVRTRAELDWVGRPVVGDGQYLHLEWIRYPGGAPNEAFIGQLCEALTPDTPLLLLCRSAARSKLAAVAASQAGFSRAFDLLEGFEGDKDSQGHRKTVSGWCFRGLPWIGA; encoded by the coding sequence ATGAGTACGCTCGAACAGCTCTATGCAGAGGCCGGCAAGCGCCGCGCCAGCAACCAGTTGCCCTATGCGGGGGCGCTCTCGCCGGCTGAGGCTTTCGAGCTCTTGCAGCTCGATCCCGAGGCGCGGCTGGTCGATGTGCGCACCCGCGCCGAACTGGACTGGGTGGGACGTCCGGTTGTTGGCGACGGGCAATATCTTCATCTCGAATGGATCCGCTACCCCGGTGGCGCACCCAATGAGGCATTCATCGGACAATTATGCGAGGCGCTCACGCCAGATACCCCGCTGCTGCTGCTGTGCCGCAGCGCGGCGCGCTCGAAGCTGGCGGCGGTGGCGGCCAGCCAGGCGGGATTCAGCCGGGCGTTTGATTTGCTCGAAGGGTTCGAAGGCGACAAGGATAGCCAGGGGCATCGCAAGACCGTTTCGGGATGGTGCTTTCGCGGCTTGCCCTGGATTGGCGCCTGA
- the glnA gene encoding type I glutamate--ammonia ligase: protein MSKSVADVMQLVKDEDVKFVDFRFTDTRGKEQHVSVPVSAFDDDKFESGHAFDGSSIAGWKGIEASDMLLVPDPDTAFLDPFYEEATLVLTCDVVEPADGKGYERDPRSLAKRAEAYLKSTGLGDTAFFGPEPEFFIFDSVQWNTDMSGCFVKIGSEEAPWSSGKEFEGGNTGHRPGAKGGYFPVAPVDAFQDIRSEMCLLLEQIGIPVEVHHHEVAGQGQNEIGTRFSTLVQRADWTQQMKYIIHNVAHTYGKTATFMPKPIVGDNGSGMHVHQSIWKDGQNLFAGNGYAGLSEFALFYIGGIIKHAHALNAITNPTTNSYKRLVPHFEAPVKLAYSARNRSASIRIPHVSNPKGRRIETRFPDPMANPYLCFSALMMAGLDGVQNRIHPGEAADKNLYDLPPEEDARIPTVCAGLDQALDALDKDREFLTRGGVFTDSMLDAYLELKGGELQRFRMTTHPIEFEMYYSL from the coding sequence ATGAGTAAATCCGTGGCTGACGTCATGCAGCTCGTCAAGGACGAAGACGTCAAATTTGTCGACTTCCGTTTCACCGATACACGCGGTAAAGAACAGCACGTTTCGGTGCCGGTATCGGCCTTCGACGACGACAAGTTCGAAAGCGGCCATGCCTTCGACGGCTCCTCGATTGCCGGCTGGAAGGGCATCGAAGCTTCGGACATGCTGCTGGTGCCGGACCCGGATACGGCTTTTCTCGACCCGTTTTACGAAGAAGCGACACTCGTGCTGACGTGCGATGTGGTCGAACCCGCCGATGGCAAAGGGTATGAGCGCGATCCGCGCTCGCTGGCCAAGCGCGCCGAGGCCTATCTGAAAAGCACGGGCCTGGGTGACACGGCCTTCTTTGGTCCTGAACCTGAATTCTTTATTTTCGATTCGGTGCAGTGGAATACGGATATGTCCGGCTGCTTTGTCAAGATCGGTTCGGAAGAAGCGCCGTGGTCGTCGGGCAAGGAATTCGAAGGCGGCAATACGGGCCACCGTCCCGGCGCCAAGGGCGGTTATTTTCCGGTCGCGCCCGTCGATGCGTTTCAGGACATCCGCTCGGAGATGTGCCTGCTGCTCGAACAGATCGGCATTCCCGTCGAAGTGCATCACCATGAAGTCGCAGGCCAGGGCCAGAACGAGATCGGCACGCGCTTTTCGACGCTGGTACAGCGCGCCGACTGGACCCAGCAAATGAAATACATCATCCATAACGTTGCCCATACCTATGGCAAAACCGCGACGTTCATGCCCAAGCCCATCGTGGGTGACAACGGTTCGGGCATGCACGTGCACCAGTCGATCTGGAAGGATGGCCAGAACCTGTTCGCGGGCAACGGCTATGCAGGCCTGTCGGAATTCGCGCTGTTTTACATCGGCGGCATCATCAAGCACGCCCATGCCCTGAACGCGATCACGAACCCGACGACGAACTCGTACAAGCGTCTGGTGCCGCACTTCGAAGCGCCGGTCAAGCTGGCGTATTCGGCGCGTAACCGCTCGGCCTCGATCCGCATTCCGCATGTCTCGAACCCGAAGGGTCGCCGCATCGAAACCCGCTTCCCGGACCCGATGGCCAACCCGTACCTGTGTTTCTCCGCGCTGATGATGGCGGGCCTCGACGGCGTGCAAAACAGGATCCACCCGGGCGAAGCCGCCGACAAAAACCTGTACGACCTGCCGCCTGAAGAAGACGCACGCATTCCGACGGTTTGCGCTGGGCTCGACCAGGCGCTCGACGCGCTCGATAAGGACCGTGAATTCCTCACACGTGGCGGGGTATTCACCGATTCGATGCTGGACGCGTATCTGGAGCTCAAGGGCGGCGAATTGCAACGCTTCCGCATGACGACGCATCCGATCGAGTTCGAGATGTACTACTCGCTGTAA
- a CDS encoding M3 family metallopeptidase encodes MPLSQPASDNPLLDFSDLPRFGDIRPEHVTPALDVLLAAAQAAVERASASATPASWADVVEPVERATEPLARAWGVIGHLNAVADTPELRAAYGANLARVTEFWSSVGQNLALYDKYKALKASGEFASLSHERRKILDNAVRDFRLSGAELPEEQKPRFAQLQEHLATLAKTYSDHVLDATNAYTYYVKAQSELAGLPDDVIAAAREAAERDGQPGWKFTLHFPSYFPVMQYAEHRPMRETLYRAYVTRASEQGVLYGGGQPEWDNTANIAEQLALRAEEAHMLGYANFAQVSLAPKMAESPEQVIAFLDDLAVRARPYAEQDWQELREFAASELALSDLQPWDMAFAAERLRQKRYAFSENEVKQYFPQDIVLKGLFNVTETLFDVRIRPDEAVAWHPDVRFFRVERQDGALIAQFYLDLYAREGKRGGAWMDDARTRRRHAQGVQTPVAYLTCNFSAPVGGKPACFTHDEVITLFHEFGHGLHHMLTQVDEAGVSGINGVEWDAVELPSQFMENFCWEWDVLSGMTSHVDSAAPLPRALFDKMLAAKNFQSGLGTLRQIVFSLTDMRLHVDFDPAGPLSPMDLARDINQQFHVIPQAAFSRWLNTFSHIFAGGYAAGYYSYKWAEVLSADAYAAFEEAAEASQGSVLDAATGRRYRKEILEVGGSRSAMESFKAFRGREPSVDALLRHNGMTA; translated from the coding sequence ATGCCCCTCTCGCAACCGGCCTCTGATAATCCGCTGCTCGATTTCAGCGATCTGCCCCGCTTTGGCGATATCCGCCCCGAACACGTCACCCCCGCCCTCGATGTGCTGCTCGCCGCCGCGCAGGCCGCCGTCGAGCGTGCCAGCGCGAGCGCCACGCCCGCCTCATGGGCCGATGTCGTCGAACCCGTCGAACGCGCCACCGAGCCGCTTGCGCGCGCCTGGGGGGTGATCGGCCATCTGAATGCCGTCGCCGATACGCCCGAACTACGCGCAGCCTACGGCGCCAACCTGGCGCGCGTCACCGAGTTCTGGTCTAGCGTCGGGCAAAACCTCGCGTTGTACGACAAATACAAGGCGCTCAAGGCAAGCGGTGAATTCGCCTCGCTCTCGCACGAGCGCAGGAAGATCCTCGATAACGCCGTGCGCGACTTCCGCCTGTCGGGCGCCGAGTTACCGGAAGAACAAAAGCCCCGCTTTGCGCAATTGCAGGAGCACCTGGCCACACTGGCCAAAACCTATTCGGACCACGTGCTCGATGCCACCAACGCCTACACGTATTACGTCAAAGCGCAGAGCGAACTCGCGGGCCTGCCCGACGACGTGATTGCCGCCGCCCGTGAAGCCGCTGAACGCGATGGCCAGCCGGGCTGGAAATTCACGCTGCACTTTCCGTCGTATTTTCCGGTGATGCAGTATGCGGAGCACCGCCCGATGCGCGAAACGCTGTACCGCGCCTATGTGACACGCGCCTCGGAGCAGGGCGTCCTATACGGCGGCGGCCAGCCCGAATGGGACAACACCGCCAACATCGCTGAACAGCTCGCCTTACGTGCCGAAGAGGCGCACATGCTGGGCTACGCGAACTTCGCGCAAGTCTCGCTCGCACCCAAGATGGCGGAATCGCCCGAGCAGGTCATCGCCTTTCTCGACGACCTGGCCGTGCGGGCCCGCCCCTATGCGGAACAGGACTGGCAGGAATTACGCGAATTCGCCGCCAGCGAACTCGCCTTGAGCGACTTGCAGCCCTGGGACATGGCCTTCGCCGCCGAGCGCTTGCGGCAAAAGCGCTACGCCTTCTCTGAAAACGAGGTCAAACAGTACTTCCCGCAAGACATCGTGCTCAAGGGCCTGTTCAACGTCACCGAAACCCTCTTCGATGTGCGCATTCGCCCCGACGAGGCCGTCGCCTGGCATCCGGACGTGCGCTTTTTCCGGGTGGAGCGGCAAGACGGCGCGCTCATCGCGCAGTTTTATCTGGACCTGTACGCCCGCGAAGGCAAACGCGGCGGCGCCTGGATGGACGATGCCCGCACCCGGCGGCGCCATGCCCAGGGCGTGCAAACCCCCGTGGCCTACCTGACCTGCAATTTCTCTGCGCCCGTTGGCGGCAAACCCGCGTGCTTCACGCATGACGAAGTCATCACGCTATTCCACGAGTTCGGCCACGGGCTGCATCACATGCTGACGCAAGTCGATGAAGCAGGCGTCTCGGGCATCAACGGGGTCGAGTGGGACGCTGTCGAGCTGCCCTCGCAATTCATGGAAAATTTCTGCTGGGAATGGGATGTGCTCAGCGGCATGACCTCGCACGTCGATAGCGCCGCGCCGCTGCCCCGTGCGCTCTTCGACAAGATGCTCGCGGCGAAAAACTTCCAGAGCGGCCTTGGCACGTTACGGCAGATCGTGTTTTCGCTGACCGACATGCGCCTGCACGTCGATTTCGATCCGGCGGGGCCCCTGAGCCCAATGGATCTGGCCCGCGATATCAACCAGCAGTTCCATGTGATTCCGCAAGCGGCGTTCTCGCGCTGGCTCAATACCTTCAGCCACATCTTCGCGGGCGGTTATGCCGCAGGCTATTACAGCTACAAGTGGGCCGAAGTGCTGTCAGCCGATGCCTACGCCGCCTTCGAGGAAGCGGCCGAGGCCAGCCAGGGCAGCGTGCTCGATGCGGCAACAGGCCGGCGTTATCGCAAGGAAATTCTTGAAGTGGGCGGCAGCCGCAGCGCGATGGAGTCATTCAAGGCCTTCCGTGGCCGCGAACCCAGCGTCGATGCGCTGCTGCGGCATAACGGCATGACCGCATAG
- the glnL gene encoding nitrogen regulation protein NR(II) — MDLPTRKAALKNLEHSKSGQPEPLTNDLALAESGLLPGFEAFPTVVLVLEKHTLRVAFANPSAESLLELSRRQLAHLAWSDLFSNADELIAMIAAIAGHRFQATHLDAVLERPGHEPLPVHAVIGFLESAPDYVLLELFENERHLRTDREARIHDLTAVNKQLIRNLAHEIKNPLGGIRGAAQLLEFELDARERGALREYTQVVIKEADRLQTLVDRLLEPHRHPHIVGDVNIHEVCERVRAVILAEFPQGLTIGRDYDVSVPELRGDKEQLIAALLNIVRNAAEALREQIGQGTARIELRTRIARKVTIARRLRKLALDLRVIDNGPGIAEDIRERIFFPLVSGREEGSGLGLTLAQTFVQQHDGLIEVESRPGHTEFQILLPFAD; from the coding sequence ATGGATCTTCCGACGCGCAAGGCGGCGCTAAAAAATCTGGAACACAGCAAAAGTGGCCAGCCCGAGCCGCTCACGAACGATCTGGCGCTGGCCGAATCCGGTTTGCTGCCGGGCTTCGAGGCATTCCCGACGGTGGTGCTGGTGCTGGAAAAACACACGTTGCGCGTGGCGTTCGCCAACCCGTCCGCGGAATCGCTGCTGGAGCTGTCGCGGCGGCAACTGGCCCATCTGGCCTGGTCCGATCTCTTTAGTAACGCCGATGAACTGATCGCCATGATCGCGGCGATTGCCGGGCACCGGTTTCAGGCGACACATCTCGACGCGGTGCTAGAGCGCCCCGGGCACGAACCGTTGCCGGTGCATGCGGTCATCGGGTTTCTTGAAAGCGCGCCTGACTACGTGCTGCTGGAGCTGTTCGAGAACGAGCGGCATTTGCGCACGGACCGCGAAGCGCGCATTCACGATCTGACGGCCGTCAACAAACAACTGATCCGCAACTTGGCGCATGAGATCAAAAACCCGCTGGGTGGGATTCGCGGGGCCGCGCAGTTGCTCGAATTCGAACTGGATGCGCGCGAGCGCGGGGCGCTGCGCGAGTACACCCAGGTCGTGATTAAAGAGGCCGACCGTTTGCAGACCCTGGTGGACCGTTTGCTTGAGCCGCACCGTCATCCGCATATCGTCGGTGATGTGAACATTCATGAAGTGTGCGAGCGGGTGCGCGCGGTGATTCTCGCGGAGTTTCCGCAAGGGCTGACGATCGGGCGTGATTACGACGTGAGCGTGCCCGAGTTGCGCGGCGACAAGGAGCAGCTCATTGCGGCCTTGCTCAATATTGTGCGCAACGCCGCCGAGGCGCTGCGCGAACAGATCGGGCAGGGCACCGCGCGCATTGAACTGCGCACGCGCATCGCGCGCAAGGTCACGATCGCCCGGCGGTTGCGCAAACTGGCACTGGATTTGCGAGTGATCGATAACGGCCCCGGCATTGCCGAGGACATCCGCGAGCGGATTTTTTTCCCGCTGGTATCGGGCCGTGAAGAGGGCAGTGGCCTGGGGCTGACGCTGGCACAGACCTTCGTCCAGCAACACGATGGCCTGATCGAAGTCGAAAGCCGGCCAGGTCATACCGAGTTTCAGATTCTGTTGCCGTTCGCGGATTGA
- a CDS encoding DUF4153 domain-containing protein, producing the protein MPRFLIGISQGLVLYLLTNAAHQRSGIATIPLLFFPLVLLSLFIPPAVIVGLYRMRGDRLTMWVAVLTAVVAVLGYHDAWRSTGAELAGMQLFGRAGGPLPSMAVTFYSGVILFIAYGLILAGEHARSWYAPYESYFEFAWKLGLQVGLSALFVGALFLVLWLGAGLFLLLKLDFLTRLLLESWFNIPVSAMAFASALHITDVRPDIIRGSRTLVLSLLSWLLLVLVIIVGGFLASLLFTGFDLLWATRSATEILLGVAVLEIVFVNAVFKGGLASDLAPRVLRVCMRMACLTLPILVVLAIYALALRIGQYGFTPHRIGACAATFVACLYAMGYAWAALARTAILTRIAPVNVIAAWVSIAVLVAVFTPLADPARLSVNSQVGRLLAGRVEPDKFDYNFLRYRSVRYGLQALVRLQGETQAAHAARIRALSAQAARLPGQDPLAADHPDTAALALNIVSRTPGQPVPASFLSQDWQRVTLQRRLPDCLNYGSMKCDAYLVDLGGAHKPNVVLFSGSDSTGFVFGEASDGAWQLVGKLSIAPHCTAVRDALAQGTFQLVEPQLRDIQVNGQRIGVTVTPERDAACSG; encoded by the coding sequence ATGCCGCGGTTCCTCATCGGTATTTCCCAGGGATTAGTCCTGTATCTGCTCACGAACGCTGCCCATCAGCGCAGCGGCATCGCAACGATCCCGCTTCTGTTTTTTCCGCTGGTTCTGCTTAGCTTGTTCATCCCGCCAGCGGTTATCGTGGGTCTGTACCGGATGAGAGGGGACCGGCTCACGATGTGGGTCGCCGTGCTCACCGCAGTTGTCGCGGTCTTGGGCTATCACGACGCGTGGCGCTCGACAGGCGCTGAACTGGCCGGCATGCAATTGTTCGGCCGCGCCGGAGGCCCGCTGCCGTCAATGGCCGTGACCTTCTACAGCGGCGTGATCCTATTTATCGCTTATGGCCTGATTCTCGCCGGCGAGCATGCAAGGTCGTGGTACGCCCCCTACGAATCGTATTTCGAGTTCGCCTGGAAACTCGGGCTTCAGGTCGGCCTTTCCGCGTTGTTCGTCGGTGCGCTCTTTCTTGTGCTTTGGCTGGGAGCCGGGCTCTTCCTGTTGCTGAAGCTGGATTTCCTCACGCGGCTTTTGCTCGAATCGTGGTTCAACATTCCCGTGAGCGCGATGGCGTTTGCCTCAGCCTTGCATATCACCGATGTGAGGCCGGACATCATCCGGGGCTCGCGCACGCTGGTCTTGTCGCTTCTTTCGTGGCTGCTCCTGGTCCTCGTGATCATCGTTGGCGGCTTCCTCGCCTCGCTGCTGTTCACCGGGTTCGACCTGTTATGGGCCACGCGCTCCGCGACAGAGATCCTGCTCGGTGTCGCGGTATTGGAAATCGTTTTCGTGAACGCTGTTTTCAAGGGGGGGCTGGCATCCGATCTCGCTCCGCGTGTGTTGCGTGTCTGCATGAGAATGGCCTGCCTGACGCTGCCCATACTGGTGGTCCTTGCGATTTACGCGCTCGCACTGCGGATTGGGCAGTATGGGTTCACGCCGCATCGTATTGGGGCCTGTGCGGCAACGTTCGTGGCTTGCCTCTATGCCATGGGCTATGCGTGGGCGGCGCTGGCCCGTACCGCTATCCTCACAAGGATCGCGCCCGTGAACGTGATCGCAGCATGGGTTTCAATCGCGGTTCTCGTGGCTGTATTCACGCCGTTGGCGGATCCGGCACGCCTGTCGGTGAACAGCCAGGTGGGCCGCCTGCTCGCCGGCAGGGTTGAGCCCGACAAGTTCGATTACAACTTTCTGCGCTACCGCTCCGTGAGATACGGACTGCAAGCGCTCGTGCGCCTGCAGGGGGAGACTCAGGCCGCCCATGCCGCGCGCATCCGCGCACTGAGCGCGCAGGCTGCCCGTCTGCCCGGCCAAGACCCTTTGGCCGCGGACCATCCGGATACGGCAGCGCTCGCGCTTAACATCGTGTCGCGGACTCCCGGGCAGCCGGTTCCGGCCTCGTTTCTCTCGCAGGACTGGCAACGGGTCACGCTGCAGCGGCGTCTTCCCGATTGCCTGAACTATGGTTCGATGAAGTGTGACGCTTACCTCGTCGATCTGGGCGGCGCGCACAAGCCTAACGTGGTGCTCTTTTCTGGCAGTGACAGTACGGGATTCGTTTTTGGCGAGGCCAGCGATGGCGCTTGGCAACTGGTGGGCAAGCTTTCGATCGCACCGCACTGCACTGCGGTTCGGGATGCCCTGGCGCAGGGGACTTTCCAGCTCGTTGAACCGCAGCTTCGAGATATTCAGGTCAACGGTCAGCGTATTGGCGTCACGGTGACGCCGGAGCGTGATGCCGCCTGCTCGGGATGA